Proteins encoded by one window of Microcebus murinus isolate Inina chromosome 2, M.murinus_Inina_mat1.0, whole genome shotgun sequence:
- the PLA2G2C gene encoding putative inactive group IIC secretory phospholipase A2, translating into MHRRRCGRGASGPLVSLGMKVTAILIIFISCLAAPTHSSFWQFQKMVKHVTGRSAFFSYYGYGCYCGLGGKGIPVDDTDRHSPSPPCPYEKLKELGCQPVLNGYQFHIDNGTVVCGCALGPSIGCHCGMKACECDKRSVHCFKESLPTYERNFKQFFSGRPRCGRRKPRC; encoded by the exons ATGCACAGACGAAGGTGTGGCCGTGGCGCCTCAGGCCCCCTGGTCTCCTTGGGAATGAAGGTCACTGCCATTCTCATCATCTTCATCTCCTGCT TGGCGGCCCCTACCCATAGCAGCTTCTGGCAGTTTCAGAAGATGGTCAAACACGTCACAGGGCGCAGCGCCTTCTTCTCGTATTATGGATACGGCTGCTACTGCGGGCTTGGGGGCAAAGGGATCCCTGTGGACGACACTGACAG GCACAGCCCCTCAccgccctgccc CTACGAGAAGCTGAAGGAGCTCGGCTGCCAGCCCGTGCTGAACGGCTACCAGTTCCACATCGACAACGGGACCGTGGTCT GCGGATGCGCCCTGGGTCCCAGCATCGGCTGCCACTGCGGAATGAAGGCCTGCGAGTGTGACAAGCGCTCGGTGCACTGCTTCAAAGAGAGCCTGCCCACCTACGAGAGGAACTTCAAGCAGTTCTTCTCGGGCCGGCCCCGCTGTGGCAGGCGTAAACCCCGCTGCTAG